Part of the Tetragenococcus koreensis genome, GTGAAATTCTGAAACCGACAGTATAGTCTGGATGGAAGAAGGATGGATCAATAGTTTAGAGATTGGATAAGTACGATTTTTTGTGTTGTTCAATTTTTCTGGATCGATTGGTTTTTCTCAAGCCCTGCTGAATGTGCAAGGCTTTTTATTTTGCTAAAAAAGGAGAGAAATCATGATATGAAGAAAAATTCTGCCCAGAAAGTTGTCTTTGTCGCCGTTTTAGGAACCATTGCTTATTTATTGATGCTGCTGCGTTTCCCATTACCATTTATGCCGCCTTTTATGGATTTTGATTTATCAGGAATCCCGGAAATGATCGGCACATTCCTCTTAGGACCTAGTTCAGGTATTTTCATTGCTTTGCTTAAAAACCTATTGAAATTAGCAACAACCGGATCTAGTTCGATGTTTACCGGCGAAGCAATGAACTTTCTTTTGAGTGTCAGCTATTTGTTACCCGCTTGGTTATTTTATCGAAAACAAAAAACAAAAAAAGATGCTATTATTGGGATGATCATCGGTACATTCGTCGCAACAGTTGTAGCTTGTTTGGCCAATATCTACGTAATCCTTCCATTTTATGGGGAACTGTACAATTTACCGATGGATGAAATTGTTGCCATGACTGAATCCGTTAACCCTTACGTAAACAGTGTCTCTAGACTAGTTGTCATCGGCATCGCCCCCTTCAATCTTATAAAAAATGGGGTTACAACCATACTGATTGCCCTCTCCTTAGATCGTTTAAAGAAAATATTTAAAAGGCGGGTGAAAAGTTAATGGAATTCCAAGAAGCCGTAAATATTTGTTTCAAAAAACTCGGGGAAAAGAAAATCATGGCCTTAGCTAGTAGCGTGGAAGATCAAGTAATGATTCGCAATGTCAGCTGTATTATTAAAGATCGCCGGATATTCTTTAAAACCGACAGAAACTTTCGCAAGACAAAACAACTACTCACCAACCCTAATGTGGCCATCTGTTATAACGGCGTACAAATTGAAGGCACAGCACTTGTGCATGGAGCGGTTGTGCAACCAAAGAATCAATTTTTCCAAGAATTATACGAAGCCTATTGGAAGTATAGTTTCACTTCATACGCTCATAAAAAAGATGAAATTCTAGTTGAAATCTATCCGAAAGTCATCGAAATTTGGGATCAAGACGAACAAAATAATGGATTTCAGATTTTAATTGATATAAAGGGAAAGGATGCCAAAGTTTTTGAGTATGATTAATGATAGACATTGGGTATTCTCATAAACTACGAAACCTTCAACGTCCCAAATATAATTATCCCTGTTATAAATTAAGCTACTAAAAAAGTCGAAGTCCAATATTGGGTTTCGGCTTTTATTATGTATTAGAAAAAATAGCAAGTTCACACTCCAAGTATAGATAGGATCATCAAAATAATCCCCAAAATAGCTAATACGAACAAAAGACCATAAAAAAATTCAAGGTATTTAAACTTACCTTTTATTTTTTTTGCTTTTCTAAATTTAAAAAAGAAATATGCGTCTATAAACAAGAGCACAACAAATACGCCTAAAATTAGGAAATCAGGTAACATTAAGCATTAATACTCCTTTCATTTGCGTTATATTATAAAATATCACAAATAAACCTAGATACTTTTCACCTATTTTACTTTTCTATATAAATACCAATTGAACAAAAGCCCTGCTATCATAAGTGCTCCGCCGATCCAATTAAAGGTTTTGAACTGATACAACATAAATGCAGCAAAAATAATTAACGAAATAAAAATAATATCAACAAGTTTCTTAAACATTTAATGTCAACCCCTCCAAGCATCCATATTATGTTAGTCCACACGACGATTCACTCAAGCATATCATAATGACTGCTTTAAAAAAAAGACCGGGAAGTAATTTCCCAGTCTCAATTAGTGTCAACTTCTGTATCAACTATATGATAGTAAGCATAAGACGTCAGCAAGTATACAGAAAAATAGCCCTTATCCCAATAAGATAAGAACACTTCTAAAATTTACTGCTTTATCTACAAAATCAATACAGCAAGATATGTTTATAGTCTATTTAAAAAATATGCGTTCATAAAATTGTTAGTAACTTTGAGTGGAGCTCAATCCTTTGTTTAAGATATAAATAGATAAAATAAAGACACTTTCCTATTTTAGAAAGTGTCTTTATCTACATACTATCTTATTTGATGAAAAATATACTAGTTTTAAATTTAAGCAATGTGCTTAGTTATCAACTGCATTTTTCATTAAATTGATAGTAAGCTTATGCAGTTACCCATTGGCTAGCGCCAACTTCATTATATAATTTTTGAGCTGCTGCGTCTTGAACTTCTTCAGGTGCTTCTGCAGGAGAAGT contains:
- a CDS encoding pyridoxamine 5'-phosphate oxidase family protein, with product MEFQEAVNICFKKLGEKKIMALASSVEDQVMIRNVSCIIKDRRIFFKTDRNFRKTKQLLTNPNVAICYNGVQIEGTALVHGAVVQPKNQFFQELYEAYWKYSFTSYAHKKDEILVEIYPKVIEIWDQDEQNNGFQILIDIKGKDAKVFEYD
- a CDS encoding ECF transporter S component produces the protein MKKNSAQKVVFVAVLGTIAYLLMLLRFPLPFMPPFMDFDLSGIPEMIGTFLLGPSSGIFIALLKNLLKLATTGSSSMFTGEAMNFLLSVSYLLPAWLFYRKQKTKKDAIIGMIIGTFVATVVACLANIYVILPFYGELYNLPMDEIVAMTESVNPYVNSVSRLVVIGIAPFNLIKNGVTTILIALSLDRLKKIFKRRVKS